aagaaaaaaaagccttactatactatgtagttttttacggggggaaaaaagccttactatactatgtcgttttttaagaaaaaaagccttactatactatatcgttttttaagaaaaaaagccttgatatctatactgtcgtttttttaaagaaaaaaagccttattatactatgtagttttttacgaaaaatgccttactatactatgtcgttttttttaaaaaaagccttactatactatttcgtttttttacaaaaaaagagccattatactgtcgttttttaagaaaaaaagcgttactatattatgtcgttttttaagaaaaaagccttagtatactatgtcgttttttaggaaaaaaagccttactatactatgtcgttttttaagaaaaaaagccttagtatactatgtcgttttttaagaaaaaaagcctcagtatactatgtcttttttacgaaaaaagctttactatactatgtcgctcaTAAGGCATTTATTGGCCTTCAGATGTATTTTTCAAGAAACGCCGTCTCACCGTAAGGATATTTGGTGTCCAGGCGGTCATCCGCCGAGCGAGCCCAAGGTAACTGGTCGTCATGACAGCCGTTAGGCATTCCATTGTAGCCAATCCCAACAATTTTATTCTCCTGGTTCACGATACAGGCCCCCACCTGTATTAGGGAAAATACCTTGTAAGCAAATCAGACATCTGAAACACAAACGGCCAACGAGCAACAAATGCATCATCGCGGTGGTACTgtcgtctttaaaaaaaaaaacacatggaaaTGGGTGCTTTTTAGccctttcaccacttttaacgGACAAAACATTAACTTCAACtacatttcatgtgggccagaccatttaagatctaatatttagatttttttttttaattggattaaaagaactggatcaaaagccctaaattgtcattttttatagatctaaagcagtttatttgagcttttttttcttagtaatggaaaaaaatgtaatcatgtTTTCCATTACAAATgggaacaaaatatattttctaattatgttcaatatataataaaacagagttggcactcatgatttactttctcgggccgcacaaaatgatgcggcgggccagatttggcccccgggccgccactttgacacctgtggtctaatgaaaacaaattatgattaaagctaGATGTAGTGTCGGCGCCTCAGTGTTGACGTGTCGCTCCTATTGATGCGCTCTCTCATCAGCGGTTtcaatattttagctcagagcacCTGTCaaaggagccacatgtggctcccgagccacgggttccctacccctgcgatAATGTTATTCAGTACTTCATTGCGTTCCCCATTTCAGACTTTCTTTTAGTGGATTTTTAGAAAAGACAAGTAGGGAGGGGAAGACATCCCTGTGCTTAGGAGAAGAATACTACAGGGACCTTAAGATGACTGTAAAAACCGACTTAAGACAGCTAATTAGTAAATACTTTCCCAAAAATGTTACCCACCTGTGAACTCGGGTCCTTGCTTCTCTGCGCTGACAAAAATGCAACAGCCATAAAGTACTCGGGCCATTGCAGATAGTCTTCCCTTTTCTTGGTTGTACAGCTACAAAGATTAAGAACTCGTAAACATAAGGTTTGCCAACATGTAATAGTTGTTAAGACGACAAAGAGCCAGGCGGTGTAAATTACAGTCACTAGACGGAGTTATAGTCCTCCATATTTAGTGTGTATACCACGTTTTCATAAGTTTTTTTTCGTTTCGTCATACTTAACACAACTCACCCGTTGCAAACGGCAGCATTCTGTTGTTTGAGGTCCTCCATGTTTGTTAAAACACGTCCACGAAAGTCGACTTTTCCTCCACGCAGTTTGTTCTGCTAGTTTGTGAACTCCAGCAACAAGCGTCCTTCGCgcgtaaatgtttattttgtaacACCCGATTTTTGTTTGACAGGTAAATAATTAGACCGTAATCCTTTTTCCCACGTCTCCGTTCATCTATTTTAtgtgttaaatattttatttacaacCCCGAACCACGTCGAGGACACACGTTAAGCGTAAAATTGCGTCTTAATTAACGGCAACTGCACCTGCCAGTCTAAACAGAGGAATTCATTAAAGTAGTACTTCAATTATTTCCGTTTCAATACTGCCACCTAGTGGTCAAACATTTGCCGGCCATTTTGGGTCTATGGCATTGGTTTCAGTCAACGGAGCTTTAAACTGGGAAATAGCTATTAATTGCTCCATTTTCAGATGGTTACGTTTATCCTGAGTTGTGTACAAGAAATGTGTTATATATTTAGAGTCCtttgtgaaataaaaacaacaaaaataaaatgaagtacaACTCTCATCATTTTTGGTAGTTTATTCAGCTTGAAAAGAGATTCAAACCCAGTTAGCGCCCCaccaaaaaaaaggtttaactTGCCTCTATTTATTGGCAAAGACGAACCACAAAAGAAAGCTAGACACAAtgaaacatctcatctcattttgtgagCCGctcagggtcgcagggggtgctggagcctatcccagcggactccCGGCCAGAGGCTGTGAGGttgacgccctaaccactcgctccaccgggccgcacaCAATGAAACATTACagtcaacatttaaaaagtcactcGGAATATTTAAGTAAATCATGCGCTTGGTGTTGTAGAGGCGTCTGTATTCTTCATTAAAGTTGAGGTACTCTTCAACCTAGAAATGTCATGACAGACACATTGAGGAAACAATGACATGTTTACATGATGGAACATTGGTTCACAAAGGAATCGTTTACGAATTATGATCACTGACAGACTGTCTCTTTAACTTCCAGAGCTGTAACAGAATCCATAAAATAACAGCGTGACTATTTTTTGCTCTGTGCAGCACTTATTTCACAAAGaagaaatatgaataaaatgcaAAGTATTGTGTTTCCAGGAGTTGATTTCTATATATCTTATTACTGAGGGTCAAAATGGAGACACAAAAGAAGCTTGTGAACCAAGGTTCCACGGTAAAGAGATACATAAAAATACTTTAGTGAACTGGTCACTTACATGTTGGTGATTCTCTCCAGTCTGTTTTTTACGTCGCACTGAACAAAATgtcaaaagcaacaacaacaaaaatgagttgGATTGAAAATCATGATAGGTTATGTATGGTCAATTTCAACGTAAATAACCAACATCAACCAAATGACACACCCATTTTGACCAATGTTATGCACTCATTAGCCctaaatttttcaattattttcatgtaaaacaagaAACAGATACTATGTCCATCAAATTAAAAAACTTTCTTAGGGATACAAAGAAAGATTCCATCGATGTTGGCACTAtagcacagaaaatgaaaagaaaatggcaAAACCGAAGCCCCGCAGACCAATGTTTTCTTTCATCTTGAGAGTTGTTGACGTATACTTGGCCGCAAAAGTGATTAGAATGCTTCAAAGTCTCACCTTGGAAGCATCAGATATGGAGCTCGGGGCGTAGTCTGGAGTTGATGACTTGCACGACGGAGGATCCCCTGACTATGAAAAATAGAGTTCGAAAAAGTCAttccaactaccgtattttcacgactctaaggcgcacataaaagtcttaaattttctccaaaatagacagggcgccttataatccagtgcgctttatatatggaccgatactaaaattgttatcatgataaaatcaaataaatccgtccataggacaactacggcacgcagcccccaactctactattttcccgtagataaagtactgcgcagtgactgctgggatatggagttcttcaatacacccagttcttcaatccacccagtatgacggcgagcacactaatttggtgctcgccgtcatttcggctgtattttcaaaagaaatcctgccgctagatgttggcgtcaacagagcattcaaagctagactgcgaactatatatatattatatatattaactcggagcttgccgtcattcccggaggcttgagaactacaaccgctggactttggcatcaaccgggctttcaaagcaaagttgcgagcagcATGGGAGCAGTggagaggggacccggcgttttggaagacacatttgggcaattgtttaattcggacacagaaaatgaggactttgatggttttgtgggtgatgatgacgggagtacgttgtaaaatggctaaataaagtacaacccaactcagttttgcttccgttgcctttttaaaaacgtgtttttagcgtgcatttggtgcatgtagcaccaaatgagtgtgttcgccgttgtagtatattgatactattagtgcaaagttatcacagccgtcaacctgggtgtattgacaaaaggactatatatcccagcagtcactgcgcaccggaactaGCATCTGGGGCCGCTtccgtagccagcgctattacggttcgaaattcatccataaataatatatatatgccatgactggctgcgtctaaaagaacggtgcgtcctttgtgtgtgtaaaatacagaaatagcacacgttattgacactgcggctaaaaatacgatgcgccgaatagtcgtgaaaatacggtacaacaAACACAATGTTATTGTTTCCATGTACACATTGAAATTCTCTTCAGGATTGATGAAACAAAGTCAACTAAAACCTAAACCACAGCCCTCCAAAATCCAGTCCAGTTCTTGAGTGTGTCCTACCTTTGCCAAGCCCAGTTCCAATTTGGTTTCCAGCAATAGGATTCTCCCGTTTAGATTGTCCCAGCTCTTTCTTGGTATGGTGATCATTTCTTCTTCCTTCCAAAACGCAGAATAGGATTAAAcacgatcattttttttttttaaagtacgcaATATAAAAGTGCCTCACTCCTTCTTTTGTGTTGGTCCGTCTCGCTAGTTCCTCAAGGTGGTCTTCCAAGACACTGAGCCTTTGAAAACCACTCAGAAGAGTCTCAATTTGAATTTCCATAACAGAAAGCCTTTGCTCCATTTGGGAAAACTGAAAGACAAAATGATATCCGAATGTCTGACCTATCCTAAATTCCAAACTGGTATATTTTCATTCGAATTTTAGGTTCTGTAAATGTCTCACTCGTTGAATGTCCTCCTGTTTTTGCTTCTTCTCGGTCTCATTTGCATTTCCATGTTCACTATACTTAATATTTGAATAAAGTTGGCTATGCGAGGTCTGTACGGCACCCTGACATGATAAGGAGATGTCTTTTTGCAGGTGATTATCGACAAACGGTGTGTCACAAACCtgaaacaaaaaacatatatattattattccaAAATAAAGTGTGCTTAGAAACCCCTAAATTGCACTTTATCTCTTTACAGACTTCTCATTTATGACACATGAAATCATGATTTTAAAGGCCAAATTCTGCCAAATTCAAAGCTTCTAcgtaaaaaacaagaaaatcgaTAGGTCAAATTTCCTATACTCAGAACACTTAGcggtattttgttttcttttaatatatttgtttgATTGGACAGGATGGCAATGGTGGCTTCGATCAGGTAAGTAACATATTTCCTACAAATGTAATTACCTAaaaaatgatcatagtgtaTCTGAATTTAAGATACTAACTTAGAACGCAGTCCGTTTTGCACAATATAATTGTATCAGTGGTACACACTTACAATATCTGTCTTAGTCCGATTTGGACGCTCTTCATTTCTGGCGTCTTTATGTGACACTGGATTTTTAACTCTGGGCTAGAACACAGCAAAAGATCAATACAGATTTGTCAAAACACAAAGCTGCTTAACTCCAACATTTAAGGGGAGAAAATTAGAGGGTATAATTAAGTCTgaccaccccccaaaaagataTTTAAATGTCTAGTTTACCTTTTTCAGTTCCCCATGTCTCTTCAGGACCAAGCCAATGATATCGCAAAGGGTGGAAATCTTTCTTTGTGCAAAACCACTCTGCAGGAACTGTTGCTTGGAGACCACAGGCTTGTAGTGGAAGATATCTCGCAaaaccttaaaataaaataaaaaaataaaattcggAAAAATCACAAACCAAATTGGAAATTGTGCATTAATATCCTTCTTTCATGTTTCATAGTTCCAACTGCTCAATGCAAGTTATTATTCTATACTCTCTATTATTCTCTATATATTCCCACATATAACAGCAAATAAGCATTGGTGGCCAATCCACACAGTCGGCGACCAATCCTTTCCCATGATCGCTCTTCATCTAGGACAcacgtgtcaaaatggcggcccatgggccaaatctgtcccgtcgcatcattttgtgtggcccgggaaagtaaatcatgactcccgactttctgttttaagatcaaattaaaatgaagagtagagatgtatattaaatttcctgattttcccccttttaaatcaataattgtcattttttaatccattttttctgtgtttttagttcaaaaatctaaaaatatattttaaaaaagctcaaataaacattgttttagatctataaaaaaactgaatattcagggcttttaatccagttcttttaatccatttatacaaaaaaaatcgaaatattatatctaaaatggtccggcccacgtaaaatcaattTGACGTTAAAGCCGCCCGCGAAccaccgagtctgacacccttgatctaggcTAAAACAAAACTAGGCCCATcacgatacattttttttccgacaAAATACTTTCCCagaaatttatgtttttttaccctGGCTGGCATAATGTAAATGAATCATCACATAAAAAATTGGAAGTCCTAAAAATGTAAGATTTAGCCATTCGATGACCCATCTAGATTCCATTTCGTATACTATCTGAATTGTATCGTGTATATTAGTCATTTGCGTGAGCGTTTAATAACTGTGTCGGAGAGAGGTACCTTGTAAAGCGTGTCGGTGAATCTTAAGTCGGTTTTGCCCGTCAGCTCCAATCCAGCAGCCACTAATTGCTCCGTAAAAGGTGGTGAAAATGTGGTGAGGCTGAAGCTCAGTACTGGTAGAAAAGCTGAGGGTTCTCCTTTGGAAAGTCTAATAACACCACACACAATTTCAAATAGTCAAACACGAGCACAACATATTTTATACATCATACAACAAAAGATAGATTACATTTATGGGGGACAAATACTGTGTGGAgaaggtacagtaatccctcgattagcgcgtcttcactactttgtgatttttttccactattagttttttttttttttcataagttcataaaaacacggaaatccacactgaaactcataagcgaacgtgaccggacgattccgTTATtcaacggacagttcgccgaacagacgtttcgccgaaacaggatttgcgcgctcaccccgcccccggatcgtgtgtgtacatggttttcaacctcggcccgcgggccatatacggcccgttacagataacattcatttatgaataacaagggcatgtactgccccccgctggacatatttctaaatacaagtacgtactacaatgtgctgccaattttttatattttttatttcatccttgcgtttaaagtagtagccatttggagatcacgcagaacagtacgtgacagaagaaatagagaaaataaagtagtagtaacagtaagtacttcggcgaaacgtcttttggcgaatcgtccgagtaccataagTGGAacccacttttgctactaggactcagcactgaagaagaaaaaataatacatttaaattaagCTATTTAGAAATAGGTAAAACTACTTTCCCAATAGTATATACTGACTAGattcgcaggggtgctggagcctatcccagccacctgtgggcagtaggcgggggacaccctgaatggctCACCAGCTAATCGAAGGACCAATTCACGTTGTGAATTTCAAATTTCGTTTTTGAATGATTGACGACAATGTAAATAATTAACGTTTCCGGTTTTGGTGGAACGCATTTATGGCATACACGAATGGTATGTGGTCCTATTTATAAAATAGCCTTCAGCCAGTCTCAGGGTTGGGTTAGGCAAGTTAGTTTGTTGTGAAAGGATTCAAATGAACCAGTTTACCCAGTGTAGTCGACATTTCCAGGGTACTTTATGATTCGCAAGAGAGTTTCCAGTTTACGAAGACAGCCTTGCACATCTCCAGTGGGCAGCATTCTGACCTTTATTAGGGGCAAATAAATAGCATTGGCGTACTAATTATTTACAAACTATTCCATATCATTTAACAGCTGAATCAAGTTATTGAGAAAATTGCTCACCTCTGCTTTTTTAGTTGGTTTACCGAAAAACCGTATCCAAGAGACAACCTAGCTtttgaaatgttgtttttaccGGGTTTGGACAAAACGATATGTGATTGGCTCCTCTGGGCACGTGGTGTTTAGTGACGTATGTCTTTGAAAAAGATTCATGACAGGTTATTTTAAAATCCGAAATGGTTGTTGTGTTTTAACTGTTTAGAGTGTactgaaaattattattatttttaattattttttataatgcgCTTACATATACAAGTCATTTGTAATAATAGCGACGGGAAGGGGAGGGAAGGAATGACAGCGAGGAGGGTTTGACATATGATAATGTTGTTATCGACAGAATGGAGGACTCCTCCAGAGCCCAGCAACATTTGTTTTAATCGCAGATCGATtcggtttatttatttgtatctgAACTGACGGAAATGACATCTGAATAAAGAACTTTAAGTAAACTAAATTTGCAGCTGAGCTCGTATGAAAGTCGAGCTGTCACAGGATTCTTTGAACTCAGGTAGGTGTCTCGTGTTTTGATACTTTATCCGTCAGTCGGTTGAAAAATCTCTCCGTTTGCATTACACACACCTCATTAAACTATGTACCGTTCATTCTTACGCAACCGCTTGCCATGTCGACCAATTTTCGTCATTATAAAAATAGCTACCATGCTAGGTCTTCAAATTACGAAGGAGTGACAGCATATCTAACCAATAGCTGCGCAAATCGACTATACACGTGACAAGCATTCTTGATCTTTATTGGACGGTGGGCGGTGCTTCGCGTCAATCTATCTATACTAGCCTTCAGGTTGATGAGACTCGGGGATTGTTTACACAACATAGCGACAGCTAAAgcagtaaaaacaaacaaaaaaacaaaaacactgatTCTGACATTTCTTAGTGGGAACATATATCGATATTTTGTAATGGTAATAATTGTGACTGTGTGAGACTTTAGTTTCTCACACTTGAGTCAATTTTAACATCCAATATTATTCAAATATCTGCTCAATGTGGTATAATGGGGCATAATTCAACTTAATATCAGGCAAAAGTAGTCTTTGGTCATGACAAAGAAATCAAATAAGAcctggcatctacagtgttgacattaataaaattataaataaataaaaatgtttataaaaaattGTTTGCAGTAGCAGGTCTAGACGTTTCATTTGTACGTAATCAATGGAATGAACCATCATTCCCTATTATATTAACAATGATAAGAACAGAAAATTGGAAATAACAGTATTTCTTTTAATATGTGATCGCAATATTTTCATGAAAAGTCTTGCTCCACTTTTTGCAATGCACATGTAGTCAAACGCCTTTAAAATGACCACATGAACATGTTAACAACCAGTCCGAGAGTACATTTTAAATCTATTGTAATCTCATGTATACGGTACCTGGTGATGTCCATTATTAACTTCTAATCTTTCCACGCAGATGGGTCAGGCACTGTGGAGGCTGCCAccaagacaacagcagcagcttCAGGAAGAGCTTGTCGACCGACTTGCGGAGACAGGAGCTGCAAGACCAGATCAGGGTAATCTTAAAACTAGtacggtggtacctcgacatacaatcgtaatccgttccgagaccgagatcgtatgtcgatcttttcGTCACTCgagcgaatgtttcccattgaaatgaactgaaaacaaatgaattcgtgccaaccctctgaaaaaacaccaaaaacaggatattgtattggaaaaaatgttttatttcttctaatgaAAACGTCTTGTGATATGCATCCCATTAttgcaaaaatgacattaaatttgtttttttcacaggTAGGGATGGAGGGTCCCTTCGTAGAAACCCTCAACATTGTCATGGACCTGATATTTACCATCTGCTGAAAACACGCAAAGGGGGTAGGCTCAAAATACACTCCTTGTATATTTTAATAATGCTACGCAATCCCTGATGCTTTTAGCATACACTGCTATATTCCTCAGTcacaaaagtgtattttttctaGTTTTAAAAGCAACCACTTTTGTTATTAAAGGGGAACTAAACCCTGAATTATGCAAGTTTGCCACAGGCAATTAATGGCCAAAAATATTTCGCTTTGTGTACAAATGGCAATTCGgacactttttgtactttaaaagcagtgaaatgacaaaaaaaaccatacatttaaatgtctttttcttttcaaatattagAAAATTGGAATTGTTTATGGGTGTCTCTGTTTAAAAGGTAACCAATCCCTGTATTAAAACTCTCACGTTCTCGTTCTCTACCCGCATAAAAACGTGGGTGTACATATTTACTAGTGCTGGATTTTAACTAtagtcgccgggccgccctcaaatgacaaaaatgtcatATGGTTGTCATGCAGTTTCAGGCTATGCATTTCACTtcacacatttaaatattttaaagcaTTCTGTTATAAAAGGACACTCgattcttaaaaatatatatattgatttaggttttttaaaatggcgaatatatatatatatatatatatatatatatatatatatatatatatatatatatgtatatatatacatacatatatatatataaatatatatgtatatatatatatatatatatatatatatatatatatatatatatatatatatatatatatatatatatatatatatatatatatatatgtatgtgtatgtatatatgtacagaaTGATGAGACCACTTGCTTTGAACGCCAGTCCACTTGGGTTGTCTATTTATCGTCCTCACTTAACGATGTACTTGTCTTAACAAGACAGTCTTGTTTAGACTGCTCCTTCTCTTCAAGTACTGCGAAGTGTCAGCAAAGTGTCTCAAGAAGCtaaaaaaacgcaaaacaaTGCAGTTAATCCTTCAATGCGTTCCTAAAATTATGctcgttgttgttttgttttcttttcctacTCCAATTTGGACGAGTTACCACACGTCCAAAAATAACATCCGTGATGTAAAATGCTCAAATAAATTTCCATGTTGAAATGGGCTCCTTTAAAAAGCAGTGATTTGATCAATAAATTTAGGCAACCctcagttattcattttaacgaAGAAAATGtcttaagaaaatattttagaatgtatTATTATACGAATTCGATTTCCCCATTGGTCAATTGAGTTTCtagaaaaagtttttttgccattcttgattgacttaaaaaaaaagttagtagattagattaaatttgatTCATCCCATACTTGggaaattcattttatggcagtagcaagaaggtgaaaatacagacacagaaaaagacattgcagAACTAGTAGAATTGAATAAAGTTTAAATAAGCGTGTAACACGAAATGAGTTAAAAAGACAATTATAGtcaatatacatatgtatatgtacacctacacatacatacacatatatacatacgcataaaaacttgcgtataaatgtgaaattacttaataaaaatccaaattatgaatgtgaaattacttagtaaaaatccaaattatattaagtaaaaaaatgttaataaatataaccttcccagcatacaattaaaacttaaacatttgcaatcaagtaatactaagagacatattcaatatatatat
The Stigmatopora argus isolate UIUO_Sarg chromosome 7, RoL_Sarg_1.0, whole genome shotgun sequence DNA segment above includes these coding regions:
- the cep44 gene encoding centrosomal protein of 44 kDa, with product MLPTGDVQGCLRKLETLLRIIKYPGNVDYTGLSKGEPSAFLPVLSFSLTTFSPPFTEQLVAAGLELTGKTDLRFTDTLYKVLRDIFHYKPVVSKQQFLQSGFAQRKISTLCDIIGLVLKRHGELKKPRVKNPVSHKDARNEERPNRTKTDIVCDTPFVDNHLQKDISLSCQGAVQTSHSQLYSNIKYSEHGNANETEKKQKQEDIQRFSQMEQRLSVMEIQIETLLSGFQRLSVLEDHLEELARRTNTKEGEEEMITIPRKSWDNLNGRILLLETKLELGLAKSGDPPSCKSSTPDYAPSSISDASKCDVKNRLERITNMLKSTSTLMKNTDASTTPSA